The genomic interval ACGACCGGATCGCCGGCCGAAAGCGCAGGCAGCACGCCGACCGGACAGCAACCGTCGGCGAGCTGAGCCATCCTTCGAGTCACTAACCCGACACCTGCAGCCCCGCGGCCGGCTCGGCCGGCACGCGGGCGCTGAAGGTCTACGTCATCACTCCGACCGGACACCCATGCCGGTTGTGGAGTAGTCCAGCGCCGAGACTGGTCTCATCCGGAGGGTGACGGGTGAGTGTCCGTCTTGACCGGGTGGTGGGCCGCGCTTAGCCTCGGGATCAAGAAGGGATGAATCCACCGCAACGGTGGCGGATATAAGGATCGGCGGGTCGGTGAAACGGCCGACCGGCCGGCGAAAAGACGCAACCACGCTCGAGTGAGCTGAAGGAAGGACGACGGCGCCGTGCAGCGCCGTCGATAGACGGCACCGCACGCAAAACCCCGACGGCAGCGTAAGCCGGCCGGCAGGGCGCGAGCGGCGCCATCGTGGTCTCCGGGTTGGCGACGGCGACTCACGGTGAGCAAGCGAGGCAAGCAACGCTGGACAGCCGCACCCGCGGCGTTCACAGAGTTGGCGGAGCAGCGCGAGCACAGCGATACCGTCGCAACGGTAGACACCGGTACCGCCTCACCTGAGGTGGCACCGGCACTGCCGTACCCCAATGGCTGCCGGAACCTCGGCGGCGCCTTCAGCGATTCCAGTGGCGAGTCCCTTCGACCGACGGCCACAGTCCCCGCGTGGGACTCGAAGGAGAGGGGAGACGGCGATGACAGCGATGTCCGTTGGCCTGACCCTGATCGGATTGCTGATCGCCGGACTGCTGGCCTGGATCGGCCTGACCCTCTCCCGCCGGAAAGCCGCCGACAACTCGACCGCCCACCAGGCCGCCCAGCTCGAGGCGGCGCAGCTGGCGGCGAGCGCGAAGTCCGCGGCGGAGCTGGTACGACGGCAGGCCGAGGAGGAGGCCGCCGTACTGCGGACCCGCGCCGAGGCGGCCGAGCAACGCAGCGAGGAGATCCGCCGCGGCGCCGAGGACCGTGCGTCCGAGGTACGACGTGACGCCGAGCAGCGCGCCTCCGACGTACGCCGGGAAGCCGAAGCGGAAGCGCAGTCGATCCGGGACGACCTGCGTGAGCAGCGTCTGGAGATGGAGCGCCGCGACCACCGGCTGACCGAACGCGAGGAGCGGGCCGACGAGCAGCACCGCGCGATGGAGCAACGTCAGCTCGAGCTGACCGCTCAGCTGGCCGAGCTCGACCAGCGCAAGCAGGAGATCAAGGACCTCGAGGACGAGCGTCGCCGGATCCTCGAAGGGGTCGCGAACCTGACCACCGACCAGGCCAGGGCGGAGCTGGTCGCGTCGATCGAGGACGAGGCCAAGCGGCACGCGCACACGATCGTCCGTGACATCGAGCGGCAGGCCCAGGACGAGGGCGAGATCAAGGCCCGCAAGATCATCACCGGCGCGGTGCAACGGCTGGCGTCCGAGCAGACCAGCGAGTCCGTGGTGTCCGTCGTGCACCTGCCCAGTGACGATATGAAGGGCCGGATCATCGGGCGCGAGGGCCGCAACATCCGGTCGTTCGAGCAGACCACCGGCGTGAACCTGATCATCGACGACACCCCGGAAGCGGTCCTGCTGTCCTGCTTCGACCCGGTCCGGCGGGAGACCGCGCGGCTGACCCTGGACTCGCTGGTGCTCGACGGCCGGATCCACCCGAGCCGGATCGAGGAGATCTACGAGCGCAGCAAGGGTGAGGTCGCCGAGCTGTGCGAGCGGGCCGCCGAGGACGCGATGGCGGACGTCGGCATCACCGATCTGCACCCGGAGCTCATCCGCACGATGGGTCTGCTCCGCTACCGGACGTCGTACGGGCAGAACGTGCTCAAGCACCTGATCGAGTCGGCGCACATCGCCGGGATGATGGCGGCCGAGCTCGGGCTGGATCCGAAGCTGTGCAAGCGCGGCGCGTTCCTGCACGACATCGGGAAGGCGCTCACGCACGAGTCCGAGGGCAGTCACGCGATCGTCGGCGCCGAGCTGGCCCGCAAGTACGGCGAGAACGACGACGTCGTGCACTGCATCGAGGCGCATCACAACGAGGTCGAGGTGCGGACCGTCGAGGCGGTGCTGACCCAGGCCGCGGACGCGGTGAGCGGCGGTCGCCCGGGGGCGCGGCGGGAATCGCTGGAGGCGTACGTCCAGCGGCTCGAACGGCTCGAGGAGATCGCGATGCACCACGAGGGCGTCGAGAAAGTGTTCGCGATGCAGGCCGGCCGGGAGATCCGGGTGATGGTGCTGCCGGACGCGGTCGACGACATCGCGGCGCAGGTGATGGCGCGCGACATCGCGAAGCAGGTCGAGGAGGAGCTCACCTACCCGGGGCAGATCAGGGTGACCGTGGTCCGCGAGTCCCGCGCGACCGAGGTCGCCAAGTAGTCACCGGTTCCATGCCGCGCGGAAGCGTCTGTCAGTCGGCAGGGGATGCGTATTTCGCCCGCCATTCCGGGGGATCGAACGGCGAGCCGTACACGCGCGTCTCGCGGGCGATCCGGCCGTCGCGGAATTCGACGACGTTCGCGACGTAGTAGATGTCGCCTCCGTAGTCCGAGCGTCCGAGTACGACAAAGTAGTTGCCGGCACCGGTGATCCGGAGAACCTGGATCGACGGCGGGTTCGGGTACTCCTGTTGCATCGCGCGCATCCGGTCCCGGCCGGCGATGCGCTCACCCGACTGCGGCATCTCCAGTACGTAGTCGTCCGTGCGCAACTCGTGTTCGGCCTCGGCCGACAACGCCAGTTGGCCGTCCATCGGCCACAATCGTTCCAGTAGTTCACGATTCCCGTCCATGACTCACGGTCGCACGAACTCCTCCATCGGCCTAAGGTCGCCGGATGGAGATCAGGCCGGCCACCCGTTCCGACGTCGATGAGCTGATCGAATCCTTCGCGGAGGCGCCGGCCGCGCAGTACCACGTCCGGGGCCGTTGGGACGTCCAGCAACGTGACGACGGGCTGTTCCTGCTCGCCCGCCGCGACGGCGACATCGTCGGCCAGACAATGATCCTGCGCGCGTCGAAGTACGACGAGGTTCAGGCGGCCGCCGACCCGGCCGAGATCAACGGACTGCACGCCTTCGTCCGGGGCGAAGGTGTCGGTACGGCGCTCATCCGCGCGGCCGAGGCGGTCGCCGGGGACTGGGGCCGGCCGGCGATCGGGCTGGGCGTGAGCCCGGACAATCCGGCCGCGCGCCGCCTGTACGAGCGGCTCGGGTACGAACTCTGGTCCGGGCCGCGCGTCATCGACCGCTGGACCGAACAGGCGGCCGACGGCACGGTGGTCCGCACTTACGCGGACGAGTGCGACTACTTACTGAAGCGGTTCTGATCCTCGCGCAGATGCGTCGGCGTGACGTCGATCAGTTCGCCGGCGACCTTCTTCGGCGGGCTGGTGTCGTACTGCTTCTCGACCTCCGGGTCCATCAGCGGTGCGTCGGTGCGCCGCCGCCGCGTGTTGG from Kribbella sp. NBC_00709 carries:
- a CDS encoding nuclear transport factor 2 family protein, translated to MDGQLALSAEAEHELRTDDYVLEMPQSGERIAGRDRMRAMQQEYPNPPSIQVLRITGAGNYFVVLGRSDYGGDIYYVANVVEFRDGRIARETRVYGSPFDPPEWRAKYASPAD
- a CDS encoding GNAT family N-acetyltransferase, giving the protein MEIRPATRSDVDELIESFAEAPAAQYHVRGRWDVQQRDDGLFLLARRDGDIVGQTMILRASKYDEVQAAADPAEINGLHAFVRGEGVGTALIRAAEAVAGDWGRPAIGLGVSPDNPAARRLYERLGYELWSGPRVIDRWTEQAADGTVVRTYADECDYLLKRF
- a CDS encoding DUF6458 family protein gives rise to the protein MRIGAGIALVVVGAIIAFAVRDTSDTLNLTALGIIIMLGGIAGIWMSYRLANTRRRRTDAPLMDPEVEKQYDTSPPKKVAGELIDVTPTHLREDQNRFSK
- the rny gene encoding ribonuclease Y, which encodes MTAMSVGLTLIGLLIAGLLAWIGLTLSRRKAADNSTAHQAAQLEAAQLAASAKSAAELVRRQAEEEAAVLRTRAEAAEQRSEEIRRGAEDRASEVRRDAEQRASDVRREAEAEAQSIRDDLREQRLEMERRDHRLTEREERADEQHRAMEQRQLELTAQLAELDQRKQEIKDLEDERRRILEGVANLTTDQARAELVASIEDEAKRHAHTIVRDIERQAQDEGEIKARKIITGAVQRLASEQTSESVVSVVHLPSDDMKGRIIGREGRNIRSFEQTTGVNLIIDDTPEAVLLSCFDPVRRETARLTLDSLVLDGRIHPSRIEEIYERSKGEVAELCERAAEDAMADVGITDLHPELIRTMGLLRYRTSYGQNVLKHLIESAHIAGMMAAELGLDPKLCKRGAFLHDIGKALTHESEGSHAIVGAELARKYGENDDVVHCIEAHHNEVEVRTVEAVLTQAADAVSGGRPGARRESLEAYVQRLERLEEIAMHHEGVEKVFAMQAGREIRVMVLPDAVDDIAAQVMARDIAKQVEEELTYPGQIRVTVVRESRATEVAK